CGAGAGCTGGCGCTCCACGATCTCCTTGACGCCCGCCTTGCCGAGCTTGGCCTCGACGCCCAGGTAGACGTCGGAAATGCCGTACTGGCCGGTCAGCCAGGCGCAAACGGGGACGGTTTCGCCCGAATCGGCGGCGACGGCGCGGGCCATGCGGGCTGCGGCGGCGGACGGCGCATAGTAGGCCGAACCGGTCTTGAGGAGCGCGACGACCTCGGCGCCGCCCCCGCGCACGCGGGTGACCAGCGCGTCGATGTCGGCTGGCGGGAGGACGTCCGCGAGTAGCTTGACCTCGCCGTTGATGTTGACGGTGCAGGCCGAGGCGACCGGCACCATGGTGTCGCCGTGCGAACCGAGGGTCAGGGTCTTGACCGCGCCCACCGGCAAGCCCAGCTTGTCCGCCACGAAGTAGGTGAAACGCGCCGTGTCCAGCACGCCGGCCTGCCCCAGCACGCGGTGGTGCGGGAAGCCGGAGGCGAGTTGGGCCAGGGTCGTCATCTCGTCGAGCGGGTTGGACACCACGATGATGACCGCGTTCGGCGCGTACTTCGCGATGTTCTCCGCGACGCCGCGCACAATCCCCGCGTTGACCCCGAGCAGGTCCATCCGGCTCATGCCCGGCTTGCGCGGCACGCCCGCCGTCACAACGACCACCTCGGAGTCTTCAATGACTTCGTAGCCTTGGCCGTCCGTGGTGGTGGTCTTGCCGATCACGCGGGTTTCGAAGCCCTCGATGGGGCGGGAGGAGTTGAGGTCAAGAGCCAGGCCCTCAGACCAGCCGTCTCGAATGTCGGTCAGAACGACCTCGTCGAAAATGTCGTACTCAGCGAGCCGCTGAGCGGTGGTGGAGCCGTAAAATCCGGCGCCAATGACGGTAGCTTTACCGCTGCGTGCCATAACCAATGCTTCTTTCTGGTCAGATGATTCACTGCGAGGGCATCAATGCCGCCTCTAAGCATATCCGGACCAACGTCCCTTCCTTTCCGCCGTCTTCCCGCTCACGGCGGCCGGCGCCGGTCAGTGGAAGAAGTGCCGCGAGCCCGTGAAGTAGAGCGTCACGCCCGCCGCCTGGGCCGCCTCGACCACTTCCTGGTCGCGGATCGAGCCGCCAGGCTCCACGACCGCCTTGACGCCCGCCTTGGCCAGGACCTCGAACCCGTCCGCGAAGGGGAAGAACGCGTCCGATGCCGCCACCGCGCCTTTCGCCCTCTCCTCGCCCGCGCGCGCCACGGCCAGGCCCGCCGAGTCGACTCGGTTCACTTGGCCCATGCCGACCCCGACCGAGGCGCCATCCCTGGCCAGCAAGATCGCGTTCGACTTGACCGCCCGGCAGGCTTTCCAGGCGAAGGCAAGGTCGGCCAGCGTGGCCTGGTCGGCGGCCGGGCCGGCCGCCAGGCGCCAGTTCGCCGGGTTGTCGCCCGGGGCTTGGAACGCGTCACGGTCTTGGACCAGCAGGCCGCCGCTGACGGGCTTGGACTCCAACGCCGGCAGCGGTTCGGCGGCCAGCCGCAGGATCCTCAGGCTCTTCTTGGATTGGAGCAATTCAAGGGCTGCGGGCTCGTAGTCAGGGGCCACGATCACCTCGGTGAAGATCGGCTTGACCTGCTCGGCCATCGCCAGGGTGA
This is a stretch of genomic DNA from Bifidobacteriaceae bacterium. It encodes these proteins:
- a CDS encoding malate dehydrogenase; the encoded protein is MARSGKATVIGAGFYGSTTAQRLAEYDIFDEVVLTDIRDGWSEGLALDLNSSRPIEGFETRVIGKTTTTDGQGYEVIEDSEVVVVTAGVPRKPGMSRMDLLGVNAGIVRGVAENIAKYAPNAVIIVVSNPLDEMTTLAQLASGFPHHRVLGQAGVLDTARFTYFVADKLGLPVGAVKTLTLGSHGDTMVPVASACTVNINGEVKLLADVLPPADIDALVTRVRGGGAEVVALLKTGSAYYAPSAAAARMARAVAADSGETVPVCAWLTGQYGISDVYLGVEAKLGKAGVKEIVERQLSDAELTQLQEAAAAVKSKAADVANM